A window of Macrococcus sp. 19Msa1099 genomic DNA:
GTAATTATTCATTCGTTTGCGCATATTGAGTTCTTCCTCAATAATCTGTTCGACAACTTGCTGAAGATCTTCAATAATACTTTCTTCATCTTTACCGAGTGTCAACTGATTAGATACTTGGTATATATGACCTAATGCTTGTGTCCCTTCTCCATATATACCACGAATCGTAAAACCAAAACGATTGATAGCTTGAGCGATTCGATTCATACGATTCATAATAGAAAGTCCTGGTAAATGGAGCATTACACTAGCACGTAGACCTGTTCCTATATTAGTAGGACATGTCGTTAAATATCCATAATGCTCGTCAAAGGCCATTGTTAACTTTTCATCTAACCGCTTATCAATATCTTGAGCACGCATATATAACTTCTGAAGAGATAAATCTTTACCGAGCACTTGTATTCTGATATGATCTTCCTCATTTACCATAATGCTCTCTGATTCATCATCGTTAATATAGACGGCACCACCGTTATTATCCAATAATTCTTTACTCATCAAATGCTTTGCGACAAGCATTAAGCGCTCTCGTTCAGATATTTTGCTCATCTTTATTTCTTCATAATCATGAAGCACACTCCCCACCGCTTCAATAACACGTTCTGCATCTCCCTCACTAAACATCATCGGATGCACAAAATCTTCTAAGTTACGCGCCAATCTGATTCTAGAACTCAAGATGACCGGTTCATCTTTACCACTTTGCATCCAGTCGCTAAGTTCACTTTGAAGGTGTTTACTCAACATGAGTATCACCACCTTCCTTTAATACTTTTATTTCGTCTCTTACATTTACAGCTTCTTCAAAGTTTTGTACTTCTATTAATTGCTGTAGTTGTTCTTCCAGTGCTTCAATACGCTTTTTAAGTGCAATCTTTTCTTGAGACTTAAAAGGTTGCTGTCCGACATGTTCCAGATTACCTGCTTGAACTCTCTCTATTACTTGAGGGACATATTGACTAAATGCGTCGTAACATTCACTACAACCAAACTTGCCGATATGCAACGCCTCTCTTAGCGAAAGACCACAGTTAGGACATTTATCAGGATGTGTTTGAAATTCTCCGCTATTAAGTAAATGTTTCAATAGCTGATTCATCGAAAATTCTTCTTCATAAGCCATACTGTACCTCCTAGTTGTATTGGATGATTGCAAGTACATTTTGTAATATATTCGCTCTAATATAATCACGGTACGGTACTTCCATCCTTAAAGTATCTCTGTGAATCGTTGACATGATCAACTTCTTCTCTCTTAATGTAATCAATTCGTTATCATATAGACCCGCAATAATGCGCTCAGCGTTTTGCTGGGAAATCTGCTTACTTGTAAGCTCTTTAAGATGATTTAAAAAAGCTGACTTATCGTTTGATTCAATCTTTGTAATACGGATATAGCCACCGCCACCACGTTTACTTTCGATTTGATAACCATGTTCATTTGTAAACCTTGTTTTAATGACATAATTTAACTGTGAAGGTACA
This region includes:
- a CDS encoding UvrB/UvrC motif-containing protein — encoded protein: MAYEEEFSMNQLLKHLLNSGEFQTHPDKCPNCGLSLREALHIGKFGCSECYDAFSQYVPQVIERVQAGNLEHVGQQPFKSQEKIALKKRIEALEEQLQQLIEVQNFEEAVNVRDEIKVLKEGGDTHVE
- a CDS encoding CtsR family transcriptional regulator, encoding MHNMSDIIEQYLKQLLEEATDDVVEIKRAHIAEKFDCVPSQLNYVIKTRFTNEHGYQIESKRGGGGYIRITKIESNDKSAFLNHLKELTSKQISQQNAERIIAGLYDNELITLREKKLIMSTIHRDTLRMEVPYRDYIRANILQNVLAIIQYN
- a CDS encoding protein arginine kinase, producing the protein MLSKHLQSELSDWMQSGKDEPVILSSRIRLARNLEDFVHPMMFSEGDAERVIEAVGSVLHDYEEIKMSKISERERLMLVAKHLMSKELLDNNGGAVYINDDESESIMVNEEDHIRIQVLGKDLSLQKLYMRAQDIDKRLDEKLTMAFDEHYGYLTTCPTNIGTGLRASVMLHLPGLSIMNRMNRIAQAINRFGFTIRGIYGEGTQALGHIYQVSNQLTLGKDEESIIEDLQQVVEQIIEEELNMRKRMNNYDHIETIDRIYRSLGILKYSRKISVEEASLRLSEVKLGIDMDIINIPFRFNELMVAIQAPFLDTVYDTQGTIEEKRAEMLRTHL